From the genome of Streptomyces xanthophaeus:
TGGGTCTTGAGGCCGACGAGCCCGTAGACGACGTGGCAGCCGGACTCCTCCAGCTTGCGCGCCCACTTGATGTTGGCCTGCTCGTCGAAGCGGGCCTTGATCTCGACGAGTACGAGGACCTGCTTGCCGGAGTCGGCGGCGTCGATCAGGGCGTCCACGATCGGGGAGTCGCCGGAGGTGCGGTAGAGCGTCTGCTTGATGGCGAGGACGTCCGGGTCGGCGGCGGCCTGCTCCAGGAAGGCCTGCACCGAGGTGGAGAAGGAGTCGTACGGGTGGTGCAGCAGGACGTCCCGCTCGCGCAGGGCGGCGAAGATGTCGGGCGCGGACGCGGACTCGACCTCGGCGAGGTCGCGGTGGGTCCCGGCGACGAACTTCGGGTACTTGAGCTCCGGGATGTCCAGCGAGGCGATCCCGAAGAGGGCCGTCAGGTCCAGCGGGCCGGGCAGCGGGTAGACCTCGGAGGCGTTGACCTTCAGCTCCTGCACCAGCAGGTCCAGGACGCCCGGGTCGATGGACTCCTCGACCTCCAGGCGCACGGGCGGGCCGAAGCGGCGCCGCATGAGCTCCTTCTCCAGGGCCTGGAGCAGGTTCTCGGCGTCGTCCTCCTCGACCTCCAGGTCCTCGTTGCGGGTCACCCGGAACATGTGGTGCGCGAGCACCTCCATGCCGGGGAACAGCTCCTCCAGGTGCGCGGCGATGACGTCCTCCAGCGGGACGTAGCGCTGCGGGGAGGCCTCCAGGAAGCGGGAGAGGAGCGGCGGGACCTTGACCCGGGCGAAGTGGCGGTGGCCGCTGACGGGGTTGCGTACGACCACGGCCAGGTTCAGGGAGAGGCCGGAGATGTACGGGAACGGGTGCGCGGGGTCCACGGCCAGCGGGGTCAGCACCGGGAAGATCTGGTTGCGGAACAGGGTGAAGAGGCGCGCCTGCTCCTTCTCGGTCAGATCGGGCCAGCGGATGAGGTGGACGCCCTCCTCGGCGAGTGCCGGGGAGATGTCCTGCTGGAAGCAGGCGGCGTGCCGGGCCATGAGCTCACGCGAGCGCGTCCAGATGAGGTCCAGCACCTCGCGGGGCTGCAGGCCGGAGGCCGAACGGGTGGCGACACCGGTCGCGATACGCCGTTTGAGGCCGGCCACGCGGACCATGAAGAACTCGTCGAGGTTGCTCGCGAAGATCGCCAGGAAGTTGGCGCGCTCCAGCAGGGGCGTCGTCGGATCCTCGGCGAGCTCCAGCACCCGCTCGTTGAAGGCGAGCCAGCTGCGCTCCCGGTCGAGGAAGCGTCCCGGCGGGAGCTCGTCGCCGTCCTTGTCGTCGTCGTAGGCGTCCAGATCCGCGTCGAGATCGGGCTCCAGGTCGACGTGCGGGCGGTGCGCCGAGATGGAGCCTATGCGGGCGTGGGCTCCGGTGACGGCGCGGCCGGGGGCGGCGGCGGGGGTG
Proteins encoded in this window:
- a CDS encoding RNA degradosome polyphosphate kinase gives rise to the protein MSHQPSAGPTEVPAQHPSHTPAAAPGRAVTGAHARIGSISAHRPHVDLEPDLDADLDAYDDDKDGDELPPGRFLDRERSWLAFNERVLELAEDPTTPLLERANFLAIFASNLDEFFMVRVAGLKRRIATGVATRSASGLQPREVLDLIWTRSRELMARHAACFQQDISPALAEEGVHLIRWPDLTEKEQARLFTLFRNQIFPVLTPLAVDPAHPFPYISGLSLNLAVVVRNPVSGHRHFARVKVPPLLSRFLEASPQRYVPLEDVIAAHLEELFPGMEVLAHHMFRVTRNEDLEVEEDDAENLLQALEKELMRRRFGPPVRLEVEESIDPGVLDLLVQELKVNASEVYPLPGPLDLTALFGIASLDIPELKYPKFVAGTHRDLAEVESASAPDIFAALRERDVLLHHPYDSFSTSVQAFLEQAAADPDVLAIKQTLYRTSGDSPIVDALIDAADSGKQVLVLVEIKARFDEQANIKWARKLEESGCHVVYGLVGLKTHCKLSLVVRQEGETLRRYSHVGTGNYHPKTARLYEDLGLLTADPQVGADLSDLFNRLSGYSRRETYRRLMVAPRSLRDGLIARIDKEAAHHKAGRPAYVRLKMNSIVDEALIDSLYRASQAGVPVDIWVRGICAVRPGVPGLSDNIRVRSILGRFLEHSRVFAFGNGGEPEVWIGSADMMHRNLDRRIEALVRVADPAHRAALDRMLETGMSDATSSWHLGPDGEWTRHSTDADGQPLRHVQETLIDARRRRRGSAKP